TATTTTGCTGTTTCGGTTACCCTTGTTGTTACACTTTTATCGCTTGGGCTTTCCACTACATCCATTGCGGTTGTTTTAACGGCTTTTATTGGGTCATACCGTGCCGGTCGTATTATTTTTGCACCACTGATTAATAAAATCCCTATACAGATGGGTTTGTTGCTCGGTTGTATTCTTGCTGCGCTCGGTTTTTTTGTTGGTAGCTTTGTTAGTTCGATGGGGTTTATCACGCTTGCTATACTTATTGTAGGCATGGGTATGTCGGTTAATGTGCAAGTAACCAAGCAATCAATTTCTATGCGCAGTAACCATGCCCTTTATCGTCAAAAAGTATTTGCGCTATATAATGCAGCGACTAATATAGCAGCCATTCCAACACCCTTTATTGCTTTTTTGGTTTTGGAGGCTTATGGCAAAGATGTGTTGTATTGTTTGCTTGCCTTGATTTTTATTGTCATGGCTATTTTGGCAGCTTTAATGTCGCCATATCGCACCCAAACTATACCAATGGCTTTCCCAGCTTTGTGGAAACAATGCACGTTGTTACTTAAGCAAATGCCAATTTGTCGCATACTGTTAATCAATACATTCGGTTGGTTTTTTCGTGGTTTACTGTTGGCATTGATTCCCTTTTATTTTGTGGATTGTTTGCATCACATAACATTGATCAAATGGGCACAATTTTTTAAATCAACCGTGATGGCGCTTTTGCAGATGCCCATCGTTTTTTGGGTTAGAAAAAATTTTCGCACCCAAAATCAGGACATAATCTCCACGGCTTATTTTGGTTTTGCTTTATCTTTTTTATTTTTATGTATAAACAATGGTTATATTGGCATCATTGCTTTTTTAATCGTTTATTCAGCAGCAGAAATGTTATTTCTACCCAGCATTGAAACGCAAATCGTCTTACTTGCTAAAACCAATCATCGTGCTGCTCTTTATGGGGTAGCATCACTAAGTACAGGGTTAGGTGAGTGGATTGGTTGCATGATATTTTTACAAGCTTATGCCACCTTCAAAGCCAGCGAAAAAATACTCTTGCTGTGGCCGGCTTTATCGGTGCTAGGGGGCATATTGGCTATTGGATCAGCCCTTATTTGGCGTTATCACATTCAGCATCGTTCAACACATACTTACAGCGCATAGCGGTGCTCTTAGATTGCTGTAGTGACAGGTTAGCAAAGCATACAGCGACACAAGTGATAGTGATCAGAATGGGTATGGTCATACCCTGCCAATGTCCTAAAACTAGCTCTGCTATTAACGATAAAACTGGTACAAGTGGCGTAATTAAGGAGACTCTTGCGTCCCCAAGTTTAGCTAGGGCGTGCTGGAAGGTTAAGGCAGGTAGAATCACTGAAAAAATAGCTAAAAGCACTAATTGACCAATGAGCATGCCGTCATTGGCGAGTAAGTGCATGATATCTTCTCTACCCAACACAGCGGTGACTATGAGTAAAAGGATAAAGCGTGTTGAAAGCACATCAAGGATTGTGCAGCCTATTGCGTGATGTAAGCGTGCAGATTGGAACATATAAAGACCACTTGCTAGCCCTGCTAGGGTTGCCAGAACGATTCCTTGCCTTAAATGGTTAAAAGAAATCAGGCATTCATCAGATAATACCCTGACAACTACGAGCATTAATAGCGATACCGCAATACAAAGTACGCCGACTGTACGCAAGCTCTTCCATCTTGCTTGATGCGCAAAAACATCACAGGTTAATACAGTGATGGGTACCCAAGCTTGGCAAACAGCCGATTCAAATGAGGCTTCCGCAATCAGAATGGCTGCAAACATAGCAATCCAAGTAATCAAAGTGAGGATATTGAGCTTTAAAACAGTTTTCGGGCATGTACGGATTAATCGAAAAAGACTGATGCCCTGCATCACCTGTGCTACCCAAAAAAATAAGGACGCAACCAAAAAAATAACAAACGCTAAGGCCCAAATATTCACGGCGGTATGCGAGAGATCAAAAAATACCCATATGCCAGAAAGCCCAGCAGATAGGCAATATAGCAGTATGGCCAGTAAGCCACTATAGGATCTATCCATATCTAATCAAGCGCTTGCAACCCAATGGTGTTGGCATGACGTGACGGCTAAACAGTTCGAGCGTATAGACGTGTGTCGCGTAAATTTCCGTTTACGTCTAACTCATCACGATGTAAAACGCCTTCTAGCTTGAAATGAGCACGCTCTGCTAAGCGCCAACTTTTGTAATTTCGATCATCGATTCTTAAAAAGATGCGGTTAGCTCGTAAGTTTTGCATTGCATAGGCTGATAGGGCACGAACCCCTTCAGTCATGAGTCCCTGACCGCTGTAGTCTATATTGCCCCAATAGCCGATCTCAAATTGTCGTAGGATCCAGTTAGCCCGGTGTAAACCGCTACTGCCTACAAAATCACCATTCGTTTTTAATAAGAAAAAAATTGTGACATCCTCATTTAACCAGTATTTTGCGTAGGCTTGCCTGCAAAAGGTTTCTAATGCTTCAATGGTTACTCCATCTTTTGCCCAATGCATCGAAGGTTTGAGCGTTTCAATGGATTGACTAGCTGCTTGATAAAGCATCTGAGCATCTTGCGGTTCGGCAGCACGAATCAATAGGCGATCCGTTTTGATGGGTTGAGGAAAGATAGATTCGGTCATATTGTGAATTTTATTGCTAGACTTTTTATTATACATCCAAATAATTTATTTTAATTTATTTGGTTCTGTATTTTGATTCATCTTTCCATGCTAAAAATAATCATACTTATTGTGAAAAAAATGATTTGACAAATAAGCTAGTTGTAGTTCAATGTAATCAAATATAGTAACTTGATCCGAGGATCTGGATACAAGCTTGTTGCGGTTTTTGTGAATGAGGTGATTAGGGATAGCAACACTTGTAATTTTTGGAAATTCTAATGAAGAACTCTAAAGCTTTTTCTTTCAAGCTTGTTGCTGTAAGACGTACATCCGATCTTATTTTTTAAAAAACAATTCAGTACTGAGAAGTGTATTTTTCTTACGCATGTCAACGATCTACCGTGTTAGGTATTTTATTAGATGACTCTAATGCCCATCAACCGAATTTTAAAAGGCATTTCTATCAGATCAGCAAATAGAAAACAGTCTTTTAAATTGTCATCGGTAAAGTTGAAATCTATTTTAGTGGCCTTTTTTGGTAAGGAAATTTTTTGGCAGATTCCTCAGTAAAAAAAATCATGTGATTTAATCGTCTTATGCAAAATATTATCATCGGAGTTACGGGTTCCATAGCAGCTTGTAAAATTCCAGAGTTAGTTAAACAACTCCTTGCGCACAATTTTAGTGTAAAGGTTGCATTAACTCGCAATGCGCAACAATTTGTTGCGCTATCGGCTTTTCATAGCCTTCAATTAAAGGGACTATATACGGGTTGGACGAATGACCAAACAGAATCGACCGTACCCCATATTACATTAGCCAAATGGGCAGATTTGATTGTGATTGTGTCAGCAAGTGCTAATTTCATAGCAAAACTCGCACATGGTTTAGCAGATGATTTTTTAAGCACACTGTGTTTGGCCTCGGTAGCACCTATTTTTGTGTTTCCAGCAATGAATACGAATATGTGGCAAAACCAAGCGACCCAATCAAACGTGATGTTGCTTAACAATCGATCAATAACTGTTTTTGAGCCTGAGTACGGCTTACAAGCTTGTGGCAGTATCGGATTGGGTCGAATGCAAAAAATTGAAAAAATACTTCATCACATTATTGGTGCGAACCAAAGACCATTTTTAAATGGTTTACATATTTTAATTACTGCTGGGGCTACCCATGAACCAATTGATCCGGTTCGCTTTATCACCAATAGAAGTTCTGGAAAAATGGGCTATGCTTTGGCTGCTCAGGCATCTGCATTAGGTGCTCACGTTACTTTGATTAGTTGCAATAGCTGTTTTCTGATGCCTCCTATTTGTAAAGAGTTTATTACTGTAGCGACAACATCGGATCTATATAAAATTGTTACAGATAAAATAGCTCACCAAGATATTTTTATCAGCTGTGCTGCAGTATCGGATCATCGAGTCACTAACTATTCCACACAAAAAATAAAACGCACGCCTAATCAGCAGCTTGTGTTGGTTTGTGAACCCAATACGGATATAGTAGCTCATGTTGCTAAACACTATCCTATTTTTACCGTAGGTTTTGCTGCTGAAACCTGCCAGATGATAAAAAACGCCAAAACAAAACTAATATCCAAAGGAATTGATGTCATCATAGCTAACAATGTTTCTAGACGAGATATCGGTTTTGAAAGTGACTATAACGAAGTATATGTTATTTCAAGAACACAACAAACCAAATTGAAAAAAGCCCCAAAAACTAAGATAGCTCAAGATATATTAAAATTAATTCAACAAGCTTTTTTACAACAACAGATGCTAAGTTCAAAAAATAAGCTTTAAAATTTTTTAGCCCAATTGCGTTTAGTGCAGATCGTTATTCCGTCAATATTGACTAGTACAGGTGTTTTCGTAATCTTGTTAAGAGTATGCCAAGATTTCTTTTGCTATGCTAAGATTAGCCCCTAAATTAAATGATGAGTGTAGTTGCGACATTCTAAAACTCGTTAGAATTCCGGTTGATTAAGTGAATGGGTAAACATTTTGCACAACATTTTCGATAAAAACAAAGCAGGCACTGTGCTCATAGCGAGCACACTGACATTTGTTGTAAGTTATATGGTATGGATGATGTTTAGTGTCATTGGTGTACCAATCAAAAAATCTTTGAATCTTAGTGCTACTCAATTTAGCTTATTGACTTTTATACCGCTTTTGACTGGCTCAATTATGAGAGCACCACTTGGCATTTTATCAGATCGTTTTGGTGGTCGTATAACAATATTGGTTACACTGCTCCTGGCAATTGCGCCAGTTTGGTTAGTCAGCCAAGCTTCGTTATACTGGGAATTTTTATTACTTGGCTTATTTATTGGTTTAGGCGGAGCAACATATGGAGCTGGTATTCCCTATATCGCGCATTGGTTTCCGAGAAATCGCCAAGGTTTTGCAATGGGCATCTATGGTGCAGGAAGTGTTGGTGGCGCACTCGGCAATCTAGTAGCTCCAGTATTGATAGCCATTGCTGACTGGACAATGGTTCCGAAGATTTATGCTTGCCTTTTAGTGGCGACCGTATTTTTATTTTGGTTATTTGGTTATTCGAATTCGCACCCTTTTGTAGCAAAAAAAATACCTTTTATGCAACAGCTGAAAGTTTTAACAAACTTTAAAGTATTGCAACTATGCTTATACTATGCCATATCTTTTGGAGCATTTGGTGCACTTAGTTTTTGGATGGTATGGTATTACGTAGTTGAATTCAATTTAACGCTTAAGAATGCAGCTTTTCTAACAGCATGCTTCACTTTTCCAGCGAGTATATTTGGCGTATTGGGCGGATGGTTGGCAGATAGATATGGAGGTCGTACTACTACTTTTTGGGTACTGCTAGTTAGTAGCATCTGTTTGTTATTTTTGTCTTGCCCAAGTACCTATATCACAGTCGGCACCAATAAGTTTAGTATCGGGCTTAATGTTTATATCTTTACAATTATTATGTTTATTGAAGGTGTTGCTTGGTCTATAGGAAAAGCTAGCATTTATAAATGGATAAGTGAAGATCATGCAAACCAGATAGGAGCAGTTTCTGGTGTAGTCGGTGCAATGGGCGGTATAGGAGGGTCAGTATGGTTGATTTTATTTGGAATTTTATTAGATCTGACTGGTATTCGTTCCACTGCTTTTATGTTGCTATGGTTAGTCGTTTGTTCAGCGTTAGCACTCATGCGGTTTGCCAATAATAAATAGTATATTGTACTTTTATCGCCGATATTATCTTTACATAAAAAGCAATGCGATAAACGCATTGCTTTTGCCAATTCCTTTAAAAAATAACGACCAAAGCATTTTGATATCGTTTCAGGATGAAATTCTTTAAAGTTGCGCTATTAATTGCTTTAGCCAACTTTTGAATGGATGCTGATTTTTGGTTATCTTTCCTAGCTGCCAATACATTGGCGTATGCAGAGCGGCTATCCTCAAGAATTAAAGCATTTTTTGGAGAAAGTTTTGCAAGTAACGCAAAATTTGTATTAATACAAGCCAAATCAACTTGTCCCAACAATCGAGGCAATACAGCGGCATCCAACTCTTTTACACGTAAATTTTTAGGATTCGAGATAATATCCTTGGTTGTTGAGAAAAGATTATTTGGCTTTTTCAGTTTTAGTAAACCATGATGGTGTAATAAAAGGAGTGCGCGTCCTCCATTAGAAGGATCGTTCGGAATGACAACGGTCGCACCATGTGGCAATTCTTTAATAGAGCGATATTTACTAGAATATATTCCAAAAGGTTCAATATGCACTTTAGCAATTGGCACCAAATTGGAGTGATGTTTCGCATTAAAATCATTCAAAAAGGGAGCATGTTGAAAAAAATTCGCATCAAGTTTTTTAGCAAACAATTGTTGATTGGGTTGCACATAGTCTGTAAAAACGACGATACGTAGATTAACGCCTTGCTTGGCTAGGATGGGTTTAAGAAATGTCAAAATTTCAGCATGAGGCACGGGCGACGCACCAACGACAAGGGTTTGCGCGGCAAAAGCTGACGAAAAACCAGCCGTTAAACATAACAATAATATAGCGATATATTTTTTAATCATCACTTACTCCTTGTAAAAGGAATTACTAATGAGAGACAACGCGTACCAACCAATCTCCGAGTTCTTGAATGATTGCAACCATGATTGCTAGAATGACTATCGTGACTACCATGACTGCTGTTTCATAGCGATAATAGCCATATCGGATCGCCAATTCCCCTAAGCCACCGCCACCGAGTGCACCGGATAAAGCTGAATAAGCTAAAAGGGTAATTGCTGTGACTGTGATAGAGGCAACAATACCCGGGAAGGCTTCTGGCAATAGACCCTTATAAATAATTTGCCATAAGGTTGCGCCGAGTGATTGCATGGCTTCAATTATGCCGCGATCTACTTCACGTAATGCAATTTCCACGAGCCGTGCAAAAAAAGGTGCTGCGCCAATAATAAGTGGTAGGACGACTCCTCGTATACCGATGACATCCCCCATGACCGTAGCCGACAAAGGGATCACAGCTACCATTAAAATTAAAAAAGGCATCGAACGCAACGCATTAACAATTTGCGATAAAATATTATAGAGCCAAAGTTTTTTTAATAATCCGCCCTGTGCTGTGAGAAACATAATAATGCCTAGCGGTAATCCGATGAGCAAGGTAAAGGGTAGGGCGGCTAAAACCATATAGAGTGAATCAAGTGTTGCAAAACCTATTTCCACCCAATCAATACTGGTTATATCCCAATGCATGACTAAACCCTTTCTTTTTAACTGTTTGAGGCAATATAATTTCAACCGTTACGAGATTGGCCTCAAAATACGCTTTAACCAATTGCAATGTTTTATCGCTTCCCTTAAGTTCAAGCACAAGTTGTCCATAAGGGGCATTTTTTAGTTTTGCTACTGAGCCTTGCAATAAACTAAATTGCACATCAAATTGTTTGGCGACCTTATTTAAAAAAGGCTCGCTAGTTGTTTTACCAATGAAAGTAAGGCGCCAAATTTGGCCCTGTATATTGTGTAGCACTCCTGACTCAATGAGTTCATCGGTATGCTGTAATTGGCCAATCATGCGTCGCGTCACTGTTTTTTGGGGGCGCAAAAAACATTGCAGGACTGAACCCATTTCAATGATACAACCCTTGTCTAATACGGCTACTTTATCGGCAACACGCCGAATAATATCCATTTCATGAGTAATTAATACAACAGTGAGATGAAATTTACGATTAATTTTGGCAATCAGATCCAAGATATCATGGGTTGTTTGTGGATCTAAGGAATTGGTTGCTTCATCACATAATAAAATACCTGGTCTATTCGCCAGTGCTCTTGCAATACCAACTCTTTGTTTTTGCCCACCTGAGAGTTGTCGAGGATAATGATTTGCTAAATGATGCAAACCAACTAATTTGAGTAATTCGACAACACGTGCATCTTGATCGAATTTGGATAATACGCCAACTAACTCTAAAGGAAGTCGTATATTCTCTGCAACTGTTCTGGAGGATAACAAATTGAAATGCTGAAAAATCATGCCGATTTGCTGGCGCAGACTACGCAAAGCAGCTTGATTTAGTTCGGTAATATTAGTGTTATCAATGAAGATGGTACCACTATCGGGCTTTTCTAGAAGATTGATAAGGCGAATGAGCGTACTTTTGCCCGCACCAGAATAGCCAATGATACCGAATATCTCACCAGCCTCAACAGCAAAACTTACCTGTTGCAGTGCTGTAATGCGTTGTTTATTAACAATATAAGTCTTATTGACAGCTTCTAAACGAATCGAATACATTTTTCGCCTTTGCTATACATCATCACATGTTACTCAAAAACAACTAAAGCCAAACACAACAAGCTTGCACTACACAAGCACGTTATCTTTCAGCACATGCACATGACTCGAGCAAAGAAAGCCATTTGAGAACTTTAAGAGACAATCGGCTGACTAAAAAAACCAACTCCACAATGGGAATATAACATATTCTTTAAAAGAATCCAATTAAAACTTAGCAAGGTATAACATAGCTTCCAATACACTACCTGCGATTGCACGTGCTTTGTCAGAAATAGTCATAGGATCTATTTTACTGCCGCGCGGATCAACATCACCAATTTTCATTGCTTGATGCACGGCTGCGCCAGAATGAATTAAGCCGCGTAACATGCCATCAATAGGAGCTAATACAGGTGTTTTATCTATATAAGCGATAATTTGTGTTTTTTTGACAAGATCACCAATGCGTGCTTTGGCGATGAATCGCCCATCTATTGGTGCACGCACGAGTCGTTCATGGGCATAACCCATAATGCTACCTGGTTCGCCTGTATTATCTTCGGCACAGCCTTCATAAATTACTTTGCCAAGATTGTGTCCTCTATTTGTTTCAATAACTGCACGGCAATCTTGCCCTGCTGTGAAGCCAGATCCCAACGCAATGACGATAGGCGCCATATTTATTTCCGTACCAAGATTTTTTTTAGCCAAGATAGCATCTATGACATAAGTTGGTGATAAAGATTGAATATGATTGCCGGATGGATCAACTAAGACAGCAATACAGTTTTGTTTTAATATCGTATCGACTTCACTTCGATTATTTGCCTTATTTGCTTGAATACCTTCAACTGTCATGGATCCTAAACGGATAGCTTCAGAAAACGCAACTGTATTACGAATTGAGGTCGGTTCAGCAACATCAAGCATCGCAATCCGAAAACCTGCTTTATGCAATCGTACAGCAACACCAGTGCCCATTTCGCCAGCTCCACGAATGACAACAAGCCGCTCTTTTTGTAAAGCAGTCATTCGATAAAGTGGTAAAGCAGAGGTTTGATTTTTAACGCTCAGTATTTCTGCCATCACACTTATCGCAATTTCTTCAGGTGTCTCAGCACCAATATCTAGTCCTACTGGTGAATGGATATGGTGAACAACGGTTTCCGGTACACCATTTTGAAGAAGCATATTTAACAAAATTTGTGATTTATGGTGGCTTGCCATAATACCAAGGTAGCGTATGGATTGATTAGCAAGCGTAGCGAGGGCAACTCGATCTTCATGATTAGTTGCTATAATGACATAGGTTGCTGGATTAAAATTAACTTCATCAATGGCTGCCTTTAATTTTTTGCCTAAAATACATTGAGTCCCTTCCGGGAATAAGTGTTCAGCAAGATTAGGTGCGTAGGTATCTAATACAGTAATAGAAAAACCTAAACGGTGAGCAAGATATGCAATAGCGCGATTAACATGACCTCCACCAACAAGAACGAGTTGAGCTGATTGTCCAAATACATTGATGAGGACTTTGGCAGATCCCCCACAGTCCATATGAAGTGCCTCTGTGCCGTGATGTGATAAATTACCGCTTATTAAGCGAGGCTCCCCTAAACGAATCGCTTCTAAGGCTTCCTTGATCACAAAACGCTCCAGCATACCACCGCCGATAGTACCGATAATGGTGCCATCTGTTTTGACGATCATTTGTGCTTGATGCCTCGGTGTGGAGCCTTTTGTTTCGACTATTACCGCTAAAGCAAAAGGAATACGCAACGCTTCCAGTTGAGCGATTTGCGCAAAAAAATGGTTCATATAGCCTCTTTAATTTAAGTAATTCTGCTTAGCCAAATATTATTTTATTTTGCAGGGGATTCCATTGTTTTTGCAAGAGCTGCTTGAACGGCATCAATAACTTTTTCATAGCCCGTGCAACGGCAAAGATTTCCAGCCAACTCACGGCGAATTTTTTCTCGAGATAACATTTGACCGCTATATTTTTCAATGATAGCTGTACTTGTCATAATGAGTCCTGGAGTACAAAAACCACACTGTACAGCACCTTTATCAACATATGCTTGCTGAATAGAAGATAAAACACCATTTTTATGTTCGCCTTCTGCTGTGCGAATCGTTTTTCCATCTGCCCAAACTGCAAGTTGAATGCAAGTGTCTGTAGGTATGTTATCCACCAATACTGTACAAGATCCACACTCACCAACACCGCAACTTTCTTTAACAGATGTAAAGCCATTTTCCCGCAATAATTCCAAAAGTGATAATCGTGGATCAATTTCAAATTGATAAGGCTGTTCATTGATCACGCAAGAAATTTTAGTCATGCTCTATGCTTCCTCCTGCGTTTGCGATGGCTTTTATGACAACGCGCTTAGCTAAAGTGTGGATAATTTGTAAACGAAAGGCTTTACTTGCTCGCCAAGAATCGCGAGGTGATACATCTTTTAATACTGCCTGCTGAATCTTGTTTAGCGTATCTTCATTAACAGGTTGATTTAATGCGGCTTTTTCTGCTGTTGGTGT
This genomic stretch from Neisseriales bacterium harbors:
- a CDS encoding MFS transporter codes for the protein MLLPASYIFLHAFLAQFVYFAVSVTLVVTLLSLGLSTTSIAVVLTAFIGSYRAGRIIFAPLINKIPIQMGLLLGCILAALGFFVGSFVSSMGFITLAILIVGMGMSVNVQVTKQSISMRSNHALYRQKVFALYNAATNIAAIPTPFIAFLVLEAYGKDVLYCLLALIFIVMAILAALMSPYRTQTIPMAFPALWKQCTLLLKQMPICRILLINTFGWFFRGLLLALIPFYFVDCLHHITLIKWAQFFKSTVMALLQMPIVFWVRKNFRTQNQDIISTAYFGFALSFLFLCINNGYIGIIAFLIVYSAAEMLFLPSIETQIVLLAKTNHRAALYGVASLSTGLGEWIGCMIFLQAYATFKASEKILLLWPALSVLGGILAIGSALIWRYHIQHRSTHTYSA
- a CDS encoding EamA family transporter, with amino-acid sequence MDRSYSGLLAILLYCLSAGLSGIWVFFDLSHTAVNIWALAFVIFLVASLFFWVAQVMQGISLFRLIRTCPKTVLKLNILTLITWIAMFAAILIAEASFESAVCQAWVPITVLTCDVFAHQARWKSLRTVGVLCIAVSLLMLVVVRVLSDECLISFNHLRQGIVLATLAGLASGLYMFQSARLHHAIGCTILDVLSTRFILLLIVTAVLGREDIMHLLANDGMLIGQLVLLAIFSVILPALTFQHALAKLGDARVSLITPLVPVLSLIAELVLGHWQGMTIPILITITCVAVCFANLSLQQSKSTAMRCKYVLNDAECDNAK
- a CDS encoding GNAT family N-acetyltransferase, which gives rise to MTESIFPQPIKTDRLLIRAAEPQDAQMLYQAASQSIETLKPSMHWAKDGVTIEALETFCRQAYAKYWLNEDVTIFFLLKTNGDFVGSSGLHRANWILRQFEIGYWGNIDYSGQGLMTEGVRALSAYAMQNLRANRIFLRIDDRNYKSWRLAERAHFKLEGVLHRDELDVNGNLRDTRLYARTV
- the coaBC gene encoding bifunctional phosphopantothenoylcysteine decarboxylase/phosphopantothenate--cysteine ligase CoaBC is translated as MQNIIIGVTGSIAACKIPELVKQLLAHNFSVKVALTRNAQQFVALSAFHSLQLKGLYTGWTNDQTESTVPHITLAKWADLIVIVSASANFIAKLAHGLADDFLSTLCLASVAPIFVFPAMNTNMWQNQATQSNVMLLNNRSITVFEPEYGLQACGSIGLGRMQKIEKILHHIIGANQRPFLNGLHILITAGATHEPIDPVRFITNRSSGKMGYALAAQASALGAHVTLISCNSCFLMPPICKEFITVATTSDLYKIVTDKIAHQDIFISCAAVSDHRVTNYSTQKIKRTPNQQLVLVCEPNTDIVAHVAKHYPIFTVGFAAETCQMIKNAKTKLISKGIDVIIANNVSRRDIGFESDYNEVYVISRTQQTKLKKAPKTKIAQDILKLIQQAFLQQQMLSSKNKL
- a CDS encoding NarK/NasA family nitrate transporter, with translation MLIASTLTFVVSYMVWMMFSVIGVPIKKSLNLSATQFSLLTFIPLLTGSIMRAPLGILSDRFGGRITILVTLLLAIAPVWLVSQASLYWEFLLLGLFIGLGGATYGAGIPYIAHWFPRNRQGFAMGIYGAGSVGGALGNLVAPVLIAIADWTMVPKIYACLLVATVFLFWLFGYSNSHPFVAKKIPFMQQLKVLTNFKVLQLCLYYAISFGAFGALSFWMVWYYVVEFNLTLKNAAFLTACFTFPASIFGVLGGWLADRYGGRTTTFWVLLVSSICLLFLSCPSTYITVGTNKFSIGLNVYIFTIIMFIEGVAWSIGKASIYKWISEDHANQIGAVSGVVGAMGGIGGSVWLILFGILLDLTGIRSTAFMLLWLVVCSALALMRFANNK
- a CDS encoding methionine ABC transporter substrate-binding protein, with protein sequence MIKKYIAILLLCLTAGFSSAFAAQTLVVGASPVPHAEILTFLKPILAKQGVNLRIVVFTDYVQPNQQLFAKKLDANFFQHAPFLNDFNAKHHSNLVPIAKVHIEPFGIYSSKYRSIKELPHGATVVIPNDPSNGGRALLLLHHHGLLKLKKPNNLFSTTKDIISNPKNLRVKELDAAVLPRLLGQVDLACINTNFALLAKLSPKNALILEDSRSAYANVLAARKDNQKSASIQKLAKAINSATLKNFILKRYQNALVVIF
- a CDS encoding ABC transporter permease, which encodes MHWDITSIDWVEIGFATLDSLYMVLAALPFTLLIGLPLGIIMFLTAQGGLLKKLWLYNILSQIVNALRSMPFLILMVAVIPLSATVMGDVIGIRGVVLPLIIGAAPFFARLVEIALREVDRGIIEAMQSLGATLWQIIYKGLLPEAFPGIVASITVTAITLLAYSALSGALGGGGLGELAIRYGYYRYETAVMVVTIVILAIMVAIIQELGDWLVRVVSH
- a CDS encoding ATP-binding cassette domain-containing protein, which produces MYSIRLEAVNKTYIVNKQRITALQQVSFAVEAGEIFGIIGYSGAGKSTLIRLINLLEKPDSGTIFIDNTNITELNQAALRSLRQQIGMIFQHFNLLSSRTVAENIRLPLELVGVLSKFDQDARVVELLKLVGLHHLANHYPRQLSGGQKQRVGIARALANRPGILLCDEATNSLDPQTTHDILDLIAKINRKFHLTVVLITHEMDIIRRVADKVAVLDKGCIIEMGSVLQCFLRPQKTVTRRMIGQLQHTDELIESGVLHNIQGQIWRLTFIGKTTSEPFLNKVAKQFDVQFSLLQGSVAKLKNAPYGQLVLELKGSDKTLQLVKAYFEANLVTVEIILPQTVKKKGFSHALGYNQY
- a CDS encoding EF2563 family selenium-dependent molybdenum hydroxylase system protein translates to MNHFFAQIAQLEALRIPFALAVIVETKGSTPRHQAQMIVKTDGTIIGTIGGGMLERFVIKEALEAIRLGEPRLISGNLSHHGTEALHMDCGGSAKVLINVFGQSAQLVLVGGGHVNRAIAYLAHRLGFSITVLDTYAPNLAEHLFPEGTQCILGKKLKAAIDEVNFNPATYVIIATNHEDRVALATLANQSIRYLGIMASHHKSQILLNMLLQNGVPETVVHHIHSPVGLDIGAETPEEIAISVMAEILSVKNQTSALPLYRMTALQKERLVVIRGAGEMGTGVAVRLHKAGFRIAMLDVAEPTSIRNTVAFSEAIRLGSMTVEGIQANKANNRSEVDTILKQNCIAVLVDPSGNHIQSLSPTYVIDAILAKKNLGTEINMAPIVIALGSGFTAGQDCRAVIETNRGHNLGKVIYEGCAEDNTGEPGSIMGYAHERLVRAPIDGRFIAKARIGDLVKKTQIIAYIDKTPVLAPIDGMLRGLIHSGAAVHQAMKIGDVDPRGSKIDPMTISDKARAIAGSVLEAMLYLAKF
- the xdhC gene encoding xanthine dehydrogenase iron sulfur-binding subunit XdhC; amino-acid sequence: MTKISCVINEQPYQFEIDPRLSLLELLRENGFTSVKESCGVGECGSCTVLVDNIPTDTCIQLAVWADGKTIRTAEGEHKNGVLSSIQQAYVDKGAVQCGFCTPGLIMTSTAIIEKYSGQMLSREKIRRELAGNLCRCTGYEKVIDAVQAALAKTMESPAK